A window of the Salmo salar unplaced genomic scaffold, Ssal_v3.1, whole genome shotgun sequence genome harbors these coding sequences:
- the LOC123732676 gene encoding B-cell receptor CD22-like, whose protein sequence is MVLGQNVWSVTYTKKSICALKGSTVELHCSYTYPSGTVTTTLWFTESGTGKEPKDLGQDPEYAGRLECHGDQKNCHTLRITDLRESDSAEYKFRLLTDQTGGKYIGSPGVTLSVTDVVLEMDPTSVSERENVTLICRTKCTLDPITAYSWYKNGQPIPNSNTSSPVYSLFSVSSEDTGRYSCAVEGHEDLPSAEETLTVTYGPRNTSVSVSPSGEIMEGSSVTLTCSSESNPPVDKYTWYKKNVTSPKASGQSYSITNIISEDRGEYYCEAENTIASNNSTALMIIIAEKQTSVLTAAVGIIVVVLGVILASCLSGFMWFRKKASKSTFDTRHTADDGQGDSSAVYVNISGMAMTPAAAQTVATFDQEQDEDVQPTVEQAAEEDPSVLYSTVNKPRTKKT, encoded by the exons TGGTACTGGGTCAGAATGTCTGGAGTGTGACTTACACCAAGAAAAGTATCTGTGCcttgaaggggtcaacagtggaGCTGCACTGCTCTTATACATATCCCAGTGGTACAGTCACAACAACCCTCTGGTTCACTGAATCTGGGACTGGTAAAGAACCTAAAGATCTAGGTCAGGACCCAGAGTATGCAGGTCGTCTGGAGTGTCATGGAGATCAGAAGAATTGTCACACACTGAGgatcacagacctgagagagagtgaCTCTGCTGAGTACAAGTTCAGATTATTAACAGATCAGACCGGAGGGAAATATATTGGcagtcctggagtcactctgtctgtcacag ATGTTGTGTTGGAGATGGATCCTACATCTGtgtcagagagggagaatgtCACACTGATATGTAGAACCAAATGTACACTGGACCCCATCACAGCCTACAGTTGGTATAAGAATGGACAGCCTATACCAAACAGCAacacctcctctcctgtctatagCCTATTCTCAGTCAGCAGTGAGGATACAGGCCGATACTCCTGTGCTGTAGAAGGCCATGAGGATCTCCCCTCTGCTGAAGAGACTCTCactgtcacat ATGGTCCAAGGAAcacctcagtgtcagtcagtccctctggtgaaataatggagggcagttcagtgactctgacctgcagcagtgaatccaacccacctgtggacaaatacacctggtacaaGAAGAATGTTACCTCACCAAAAGCATCAGGACAGAGTTACAGCATCACTAACATCATctctgaggacagaggagaataCTACTGTGAGGCTGAGAATACAATAGCATCTAATAACTCTACAGCTCTGATGATCATTATAGCAG AGAAACAAACCTCAGTTCTAACTGCTGCTGTAGGAATCATAGTGGTTGTTCTGGGTGTCATACTGGCTTCATGTCTCTCTGGCTTCATGTGGTTCAG GAAGAAGGCCTCCAAATCCACCTTTGACACAAGACACACAGCAGACGACGGACAG ggAGACTCTAGTGCAGTGTATGTCAACATCTCAGGCATGGCCATGACCCCTGCTGCAGCACAGACAGTGGCCACCTTCGACCAGGAACAGGACGAGGATGTCCA GCCCACGGTGGAACAAGCAGCTGAGGAGGACCCCTCTGTTCTCTACAGTACagtcaacaaacccagaaccaagaagacctga